The Phoenix dactylifera cultivar Barhee BC4 chromosome 9, palm_55x_up_171113_PBpolish2nd_filt_p, whole genome shotgun sequence genome window below encodes:
- the LOC103710248 gene encoding serine/threonine/tyrosine-protein kinase HT1-like: MEEESSSWVRRAKFSHTVCYRMDSSRLPAIPLSSRADRDLELKIKSLDISSTANRDMGLNQKGSIRFSSSMPSFPLSLQPEGNSGVRSQRSSLKDSSFSFHPDIDSKSKQKSLSSPSSSSSNQDPKLKTKSSNSPARFPFDSVSHKSGPLSNQKEQEFRPKRRSLSPLPATILSDAFKAGRASRERFSTPPPSRRGSDNSVLGKLFSREARDHNALKSKSPPLSPLEHLSSMKALEKRKNKKETPWARYFDHGGGRVNAVETTDQWTVDLSQLYVGLRFASGAHSRLYHGIYKDQPVAVKIIRQPVEDENGVMATRLEKQFTREVTFLSHLHHRNVIQLAAACKKPPVFCVITEYLSGGSLRAFLHKLEHKSLPLQKLIAIALDIARGMEYIHSQGVIHRDLKPENILFDEDMCVKIADFGIACEEAYCDMLAEDPGTFRWMAPEMIKHKHYGPKVDVYSFGLVLWEMLTGRIPYEDMTPIQAAFAVVDKNLRPIIPPDCPAALRAVIEQCWALHPGKRPEFWQIVKVLEEFESALARDGMLGLVPNLTCQDHKKRLLHWIQKLKPSDADGSGQLAPKLL, from the exons ATGGAGGAGGAGAGCTCCTCTTGGGTGAGGAGGGCGAAGTTCTCCCACACCGTCTGCTACCGGATGGATTCTTCTCGTTTGCCGGCGATTCCGCTCTCCAGCCGGGCTGATCGGGATTTGGAATTGAAGATAAAGAGCTTAGATATTTCTTCAACGGCAAATCGAGACATGGGGCTGAATCAGAAGGGCTCGATCCGGTTTTCTTCTAGCATGCCATCATTTCCTTTGTCGTTGCAACCTGAGGGCAATAGCGGTGTGAGGTCGCAGAGGTCTAGTTTAAAAGATTCTAGCTTTTCTTTTCACCCTGATATAGATTCTAAATCAAAACAGAAGAGTTTGAGTTCACCGTCTTCTAGTTCCTCTAATCAAGATCCTAAACTGAAGACAAAAAGTTCGAATTCTCCGGCGAGGTTTCCCTTCGATTCTGTTTCTCATAAATCAGGCCCATTATCAAATCAAAAGGAACAGGAATTCAGACCTAAGCGGAGATCTTTGTCTCCACTTCCAGCTACCATCCTTTCTGACGCCTTTAAAGCAGGTAGGGCTAGCAGGGAGAGGTTCTCAACGCCACCACCTAGCAGGAGGGGATCAGACAATAGTGTCTTGGGCAAATTGTTCTCTAGGGAAGCCCGTGATCATAATGCGCTCAAATCCAAATCACCTCCCTTGAGTCCGCTCGAACACTTGTCTTCTATGAAAGCCTTGGAAAAGCGCAAGAATAAGAAGGAGACTCCATGGGCAAGATATTTTGACCATGGTGGAGGGAGGGTTAATGCTGTGGAGACCACGGATCAGTGGACGGTTGATCTTTCCCAGTTGTACGTTGGGCTTAGATTTGCTTCGGGAGCTCATAGTCGGTTATATCATGGCATTTACAAGGATCAACCTGTTGCTGTGAAAATTATTAGGCAACCTGTTGAAGATGAAAATGGAGTGATGGCTACCCGACTGGAGAAGCAGTTCACTAGAGAAGTCACCTTTCTGTCTCATCTCCATCACCGAAACGTAATTCAG CTGGCAGCAGCATGTAAGAAACCACCAGTCTTTTGTGTAATTACTGAATATCTTTCTGGAGGATCCCTCAGGGCATTTTTACACAAGCTCGAACACAAATCCCTTCCTCTGCAGAAACTTATTGCAATTGCCCTTGATATTGCTCGAGGAATGGAATACATTCACTCACAGGGAGTTATTCACCGAGACTTGAAACCTGAGaacattctttttgatgaagATATGTGTGTAAAAATTGCTGATTTTGGAATAGCCTGTGAGGAAGCATATTGTGATATGTTAGCTGAGGACCCTGGAACATTTCGTTGGATGGCACCTGAGATGATCAAACACAAGCATTATGGACCGAAGGTAGATGTTTACAGCTTTGGACTAGTATTATGGGAGATGTTAACAGGAAGAATCCCATATGAGGATATGACACCCATCCAGGCTGCTTTTGCCGTGGTCGATAAG AACTTGAGACCTATCATTCCTCCTGACTGCCCGGCGGCCTTGCGAGCCGTGATCGAGCAATGCTGGGCATTGCATCCAGGCAAGAGACCTGAGTTTTGGCAGATTGTGAAGGTGTTGGAAGAGTTTGAATCTGCTCTCGCTCGAGATGGCATGCTGGGCCTGGTTCCGAACCTGACCTGCCAGGATCACAAGAAGAGGCTTCTTCATTGGATTCAGAAGTTAAAACCTTCGGATGCTGATGGCTCAGGGCAACTGGCTCCCAAATTATTGTAA